Genomic segment of Pseudomonas iranensis:
CGCTTCTCGATGATCTCGTCAGCACTGCCTTCGCCGTTGGCCATCGCTTCGAACACCACCTTGGCGATCTTGCCGGAGATGGTGTTGTCCTTGATGCGCTGCAGCATGCCGCCCAGTTGCTCGGCGGAGACTGGCGAGTCTTCGATGTCCAGGCCCTGCTTGTTGAGCAGGCTGCCCAACTCGACCATCACCCAGTTCGCCGCCAGTTTCGCGTCGCCACCGATGGCCGCGACTTTCTCGAAGTAATCCGCCTGTTCACGGCTGGTGGCCAGCACGTTGGCGTCGTAGGCCGACAGACCGAACTGGCTCTGAAAGCGTTCGCGCTTTTGCGGTGGCAGTTCCGGCAGGGTCGCTCGCACTTCACCGAGGAACGACTCTTCGATGACCACCGGCAGCAGATCCGGATCGGGGAAGTAACGGTAGTCGTTGGCTTCCTCTTTCGAACGCATCGGACGGGTCTCGTCCTTGTTCGGGTCGTACAGGCGAGTCTGCTGGATGACCTTGCCGCCGTCTTCGATCAGCTCGATCTGGCGCTGGATCTCGGAGTTGATCGCCTTCTCGATGAAACGGAACGAGTTGACGTTCTTGATCTCGCAGCGAGTGCCGAACTCGACCTGGCCTTTCGGGCGCACCGAGACGTTGCAGTCGCAACGCAGCGAGCCTTCGGCCATGTTGCCGTCGCAGATGCCCAGGTAGCGCACCAGCGCATGGATCGCCTTGACGTAAGCCACGGCTTCCTTGGCGCTGCGCATGTCCGGCTCGGAGACGATTTCCAGCAGCGGCGTGCCGGCACGGTTCAGGTCGATGCCCGTGGCACCGTTGAATTCTTCGTGCAGGCTCTTGCCGGCGTCTTCTTCAAGGTGCGCGCGGGTGATGCCGACGCGTTTGACCGTGCCATCTTCCAGGGCGATGTCCAGGTGGCCTTTGCCAACGATCGGCAATTCCATCTGGCTGATCTGGTAGCCCTTCGGCAGGTCCGGGTAGAAGTAGTTCTTGCGGGCGAATACGTTGTGCTGGCCGATCTCGGCGTCAATCGCCAGACCGAACATCACCGCCATGCGCACCGCTTCCTGGTTGAGCACCGGCAGCACACCGGGCATGCCAAGGTCGATCAGGCTGGCCTGGGTGTTCGGCTCGGAACCGAAGGTGGTGGAACTACCGGAAAAGATTTTCGACCGGGTGGTGAGC
This window contains:
- the gatB gene encoding Asp-tRNA(Asn)/Glu-tRNA(Gln) amidotransferase subunit GatB, translating into MQWEVVIGLEIHTQLTTRSKIFSGSSTTFGSEPNTQASLIDLGMPGVLPVLNQEAVRMAVMFGLAIDAEIGQHNVFARKNYFYPDLPKGYQISQMELPIVGKGHLDIALEDGTVKRVGITRAHLEEDAGKSLHEEFNGATGIDLNRAGTPLLEIVSEPDMRSAKEAVAYVKAIHALVRYLGICDGNMAEGSLRCDCNVSVRPKGQVEFGTRCEIKNVNSFRFIEKAINSEIQRQIELIEDGGKVIQQTRLYDPNKDETRPMRSKEEANDYRYFPDPDLLPVVIEESFLGEVRATLPELPPQKRERFQSQFGLSAYDANVLATSREQADYFEKVAAIGGDAKLAANWVMVELGSLLNKQGLDIEDSPVSAEQLGGMLQRIKDNTISGKIAKVVFEAMANGEGSADEIIEKRGLKQVTDTGAISAVLDEMLAANAEQVEQYRAADEAKRGKMFGFFVGQAMKASKGKANPQQVNELLKSRLEG